The genomic region AAGCTCGGCGATCTTCTTCAGATAGGGAGCCAGACCGCAGCCGAACAAACCAGGCTGTAGCCTGCTCATCAATGGTCGTGTCGCCGCCCAAAGGATCTATGTCGGAATCGGAATCCGATAGTGCCATACCTGCAGCGTCACGTTGTAGACAGACCGGGGACCTCAACAACCGTCCGAGTATATCTTCAGACGGATACCTGTGTCAGTCCCTCATGTCAGTCAGCATCATTTTGCCGCAGGAATGTTCGACAATGGAGGAGCGCCCGCATGATCAGCTTTTCCACCGCGCTTTCTGAGACGCCGAGATGAGAGGCAATGTCTCGGTATGGACGCTCATGAACGCGGTGAAGGAGAAAGGCCTCCCGGGAGCGGTGAGGAAGAGAATCGATCGCCCGAGAAAATACTCGAAGTCGTTGTTTGTCATACATAGCCCGCTCCGCTGACGGCGCGCTAGACGGCACATCGGCCGCATGATCCAACGTTTCGCCATGCTGCCGCTCTGACTTTCCCTTTCGGAGATAGTCGATGGCAAGATTCGTCGCGGTTCGAAAGAGCAACGCCCGCGGATATGTAACGGATGTCGTCTGCCCCAGGTTGACCAATCGCAAATACGTCTCCTGGGCCAAATCCGCCGCGGTCTGTTCGCACCGCACCATCCGACACAGGCGTCTGGTCAATTCGAACCGGTGTTCGTGGAACAAACGTTCAATCTCGTTACAGGTCAGGTTTATCATTTCAACCCCACGTCGCAGCATAAAAAACCCACGTGCATCCGCTGATGCCGTGGGCTCTGTCCCGAAAGACTTTGGCCTCGTTTCGGCTAGTTATGATATTGAGAACCGCTATCAGAAATCAATATAGCAAAGTCATTAGGCCCTGTCTAGCCCCTCACCCCTATCACAATCCAACTTTACGAAAATGTAAAAGAGGACGCCGCCAGATACGCCGGCGGCTCAATTTGCAGCATCGATTACTGCAAGAATCAGAAATAGTCCACCCAGTAGCGCCGCCGCTTGCGGTCTGAATGGCTGCAAGAAAATAAGTATGAGCCCCATCACACCGATGGTACCTATCCACTCAACCGGACCAAGCGACCAACCATTCTGACCCACTGCGCAAACAAAAGCCCCCGTCACGGCTAACCAACCCAGAACTCTTAAGGACCACCCGGTGGTATTCGCAGGTAACGCCCTAAAAAGTTGCCGATAGTGCTTGGGTTTGGCAAGGCACAGCGCCAGCATCCCGTTGTAGCATAGGGCAATCTCCATGACCCTCATCCGTGCCCCGCTTCTGTCATCGGAGTGGATATCGCCTGCGGTAGTGACCTAGACGCTTTTACGGTACGCCAAGCGATCCCAAACAACAGCGTACCAGTGATGAAACAGACAAGATCCACGCTGGCTAACCGCCAATTCCCGGCTGGCAAGGTGACGAATATATGACTGCTTGTAGTCATCAGATTCAGCAGCGGCAGAAGGACAAAGAGCAGGGCCGCAACGGTCAACTGTTCCTTCCAAGCCCGCAAACTGTCTCGTCTCAACAACCCATGCACACCACAGAGGATCCACAAGAGGAAGAACGTGCGCATTTCCCAAGTCGCTCGCTCCGGCAAATCCCAAGGCCACAATCTGTTACCCCAAAAGAATCCAGCGATAGCCACGGGCAACCCCGCGATTACGGCAACATTGAGGATTTCGACGATTCGATGGGTTTTATGATTTTCAGCATGCTGCTCCTTCCGCTTGATAAGCCACAAGAGTAAACCCGTGGCTATTGTAGCGCTTCCGGTTAACCCCATAAGAAAATAGAGCCATCGAATCGTGAGATGGTCAAACCACAGGTAGTGAAGCCCGATGAGAACCGAATAGGTCAGGAAGGCCGGTTTCCCCCCTTTCCATACTTTGAGAACTTCGCCGGTTGTTCCGTCAAATGTCACGCGATCGGAGATCAAGGCCAGGCGATCGTCTGCACGGCGCATCACATCTACCAGGGCGTGAACGTCTCCCGGATGTTTCACCTGGACCCATTCAGTCGTACCTCCATTCCAATGGGTTCTTGCTTGCCGTTCGAGTGCGGCGAGTGAGTTCAACGGAGCCGGCACGTCCGCACGCTGGCGATCGAGACGTTCCTCGACCTCTACCAACATTTCCTCAAATGCACCGCCATACAATGCGTCTACACCGCCAGGCACGTAGATCATCCAAAAGATAACGAGTCCCGTGAATGTAATTACGAAGTGGAATGGGAGCAACAGGACGCCTGTGGCATTGTGCGCATCAAGCCATGACCGATGATACGAGGCTTCGGGCCGAAAGGTAAAAAAATCCTTGAAGATTCGGCGATGAATCACGATGCCGGCAATGAGGGTAACCAACATCACCAGGGCAGCGGCGCCCACGATCCACGTCCCCAGTCGTTCCAGATGTAGCTGATAGTGGAATCGATAGAAAAAGTCGCCGCCCCGCGTATCACGGACAGTCAAGATCTCGCCGGTTCCCGGATCGAGCTTCCGCTGCCCTTGATCCTTCTCTCCCGGATTCTGCCAGGAGATCGTCACTTCGGGCGTTCTGAAATGCGGCAGTTCAATCCACCATTCCTCCGCCCGCGGAGCAAGGCGGGCAAGCTGATCACCAGCGGCCTGTAGATTAACCGGCGAGGGCCTTACTCCATGCAATTCCGGCTGCATCCAGTAGGTAATTTCTTTGTCGAAAACGGTAAGCGTCCCAGTCAAGAAGATGGCGAACAAGAGCCAGCCGAACACGAGCCCCGCCCACGTGTGCAGCCAATCCATTGATTGCGTGAAACTGTCTTTCATGGAATTGACGCTCTGTATCTATGAAGGAAGACGGACGAGACTATCTGCTCATGGCCATGACCAGCGGGAAAGCGATCAAACCACTTACTCCTGCGGACAATAAGAGTCCCAGCCAGGCACGCATCGGCGTAGCCGCCGCAAAAGCCCAAATGATCGCTCCGACATAGAAAAGAAACGACATCATAGCCGCCGAGAGTACGGCCTCCGTTCTTGACAGAGGCAGTAGCACCGTTACACATATGGTGACAGCATACGTCATGGCATAGCCGCCAACCGAAGCGGCAACCACGCGCGAAGCTACATCGTGCCATGAGATTTTCTTCAAGCTGTTTCGACCACCCACTTGCGCCTTTCTCGGATTATGGGTTGAAGGCTCAAGGTACGTGAGCGACTCACCGGGATGAAGGAGTAGTGGAACCGGTAGACCGCGGTGTCTCATCTTCGACATAGCGGTATCCCTTTGACTGCATACATCCGCTTAGATTGATACTCCCTGCCATCGTGTCTTTCTGGTGCTCCGTCCCTGCCAACACTTCCGCCTTACAGACTTCCCAATCCCGCTGAGCTTGAACCTCATCCTTGGTCGGATGGGCCCATCGACCTTCCGCACACGACACCAACAGCAATGAGACAGGCACCAGAATGCGCATCAGATTAGGCATATCACCTCAAGAATCACCGGTGTTTCCCTGTTTATACAAATCACAGTTTCACCCGAGGTAAACCCGACGCACTCTACTATATTCATGCCGGTAAGGAAACGACACAGAATCAAGGTTCGTAGGTGGAGAAAGCCAACGACGTGTGGAGGGAATCAATCAGCAGGTACAGGCTTGTCGCCATTCGCGAACTCTCCGCCTGTCATAGTGAAGCTCTCAATCCTATTCTCTCCTCTGGATCTCCGGTCTATAGGCGGATCCTGCGAGTCAAGAAAGAGAACCGAGTCTTCACTATGGCGAACTCGCGGATACAACCGATCCGTTCCTCTTGCCACCGACAACCGTCCACATGGACAGAACGGCGACGGCGCCGACGATAATTCCCAGCGCCACGGCAAGACTGATGAGCACAGGGAAGTTATCATTTTGGCACATCGAGTCTCTCCTCACTCTTCACTCCATCGATCAGAGGGTTGAAGATGACGCAACTGAAATGGCGGAAGGTTTTGACGCCCGACCCTCATCAACCATCAGCGCACTTTGCGTAATCGCATAGCGACACGTGGCACATGCCCAGAACGCTCCGGTCTGGAAAAGACAGTGACGTCGACAGCGGGGACAGTGACGAATTTTCATAGGTCGCTTCCTCCCTAGTGGCACATGTGCGCACTTGATGATCCTTTGTGCGCAGGCATTGAGCCAACTGACGATTGTTTGAGTATTGAGGCCAGACGTCCGATAGAGTCAGCGAATACTTGGAATTCATCCTTGTCAAAATGCATCGTGATAGACCCATAGGTGACGTGAAGCTTACCGCAACCACAGACCGCTAGTTTTGACTGCCTGTTTCCGTGCATGTTTATTCTCCTTAGTTCTTCTCGTTTGATGTATAGCCACGCGCCGTCGTTACATATTCTTTTGCTATCGAGACTACACGGAAAGGAATTCCCTACGAGAATCCGCCTGTGAAGCCCAAGCCTCCCCTGCCTTTCCGACAGAGAGCCGATTCAGCACGATGAGATTCCGGATAGCCTGCAGATCACCGGGAGAAAAATCATGGCGCCAGCGCAATCGCACAATTCCGTCTTCATCCACGAGGAATGTCGCGCATCGAGAGGCCGCTGAACTTGCGGTCACACCAAACATCCGATGGAGTCGACGGCGCGGATCGGCGAGCACGGTCGCCCGATGCCGTTTTTCTCGCTCGTGCCATACCTGATAGTGAAGACAGGCGTCGGACCCCACAATCAATAAATCGACGTCGATTCGTCGGAATCGATCGGCCTGTTCATCCAGCGTCTCTGCCGCGGCAATGATTCCCTGGTCGGGCAGGAAGCATATTACGACCACACGGCCAACGAACTGCCTCCCGGATAAATACGTCAGTTGGCCGCCAATCAAGGCCGGCGCACGAAAATCCAACATGTTTGTCGCATTGAGCCTCATCAACATTCTCCTTTTGGGCAATTCACTTGAGTGTCCCTCTTCTCATCGCGCGCCTCTCCACGGAGGGCAGCCACTGAATATCCCGTCGACTCCAACCACAGTTCACACATCTCCATCCAGTCATTCGATAAAAATCCAATATTTGCTCGAGTACGACCAGGCCTCCGCACTTTCCACAGTGTGCTATCATCCTTTCTCCTCCCCATCCATGATTGCACCGGTGGGTGGAACGGCGGAGGAGGATTAGTCCCGCCATTCCACCCGACGGGTGGTGCCCCGCATCTACCTGACCGCCTCGTGTTTGACACTTAGCAGCGGAGATGCCAGGGCAGCAGCAGTTTTCTCAACTTCCTCTTCGAGCCAGCGACTGAGCAGTGGATGTGCCAGCCCCCTATCGTTGAGAGCGTAGTCCAAACCAGTCAGCAGCTTCTTATAAGGACCTGCGCCATAAAGACGATTTGCGATTACCAGCACACGGCTGTGCTTGGATTCTTCCTGGATAATATTCCTGATCTCGCCTACTGCTTTCTCGCGCAACTCAGGCCAATCCTCCTGCACCGTCGCCGCTCGAATTGATTTCAATTTGCTGCAATGAGACTCTTTCTTGAGACGCTCGATGTTTGCCTCCATCGCCTGCAACCATCGGATATTGCCGGTATCAGTTTTTTCTCCGTGGGCAAGGAGTACAACCGTCTCGCTCGAAGGATCTTCACTGACTTCCAGCACGCGTTCATGCAGGATGTCTGCAACGCGTGCCGACTCTTCATAGCCTCCAAATCCTGCAAACAGCACGGCGCTGCGCACCTGGGTTGTGGCCACGTGGTTCGCCATATGACTCGGGATGGTATCCGTCAGTCCCAGGATGTAGTCAGTGCTTTCCTTCATATGATGAGAAAGTGCGTACAGGCGCACAAAGACAATTCGCCTGATTCCCCGTTCTTCCAGGCGCGTCACCGCCCCTTGGATCACCCTTGGATCCGCCATTCCAAATGCCATTTCGAGATCGTAACGGGCGCGCAATGGTTCAACGAGCCGTTCGACGGCATCATTCCAGGGCTGCGTCGCGCCATGCGGCATGATGACGATGCCAATTTCATTTGGTAAGGCGGCGGTGTATTGATTGGCGATCCTTTTGAGCCAAAGCACGATATTGGGATGTGGCATGAGCTCTTCGCCGCCATAGACGACATCCAGCCCTTTGAATCTTTGACCAATCCAGTTGGTAAGCGTCATGCTGTAATCAAACTTTGGGCCGAGTGTCGCAGGGATGACCACCGTGCTTCCTTTGTGTGCCGCAGCCTGCATAATTAGTTCATCAGCCGTGCGGTTTCTCGCGTCAGATTCTGGCGCATCCCTATCGTAGTAGATTACGGCCGTCGCTTCTTTGAATGATTTTCTTTCAGAGATATAGGAGACGAGCTTTTCTAAGTCTCGCTTCATAATGCGTTCAGATGCCCCATCGACTGCACCAACACCTACGATGAACAGTCTTTCTTCCTCTGAGTCCTTACTGATCTTTTCCACACGATCCAGTACGATCTGTTTAATGAGATAGCTGTCGGCCATCGGTGCAGCCCAGCGAATGGTTCCCGGCACTTCATATGCCGACATGCCGACAATGACCTTCTGCAATACGGGATCCGCTTCAGAAACGAACAGGGGAATGCCGACTACTTGAGTCACGCCTGCCTCCTTGAGTTCCCGCAACGCCTTGATCAGGTAGGCCGAGTACTCGCTCCCAATTCCGTTATAGTCACGCCCCACCAGTGCCAATACCGCGGGTGGGTATACTTTTCTAAACTCTGTAAAAGCTGCCTGAGTTTCCTGATTCCCTAGGAAACCTCGATCAGCCGATACCATGAGGAACCCCGTCCGATCACTCCCTGCAAATGCAAAAGCACCGTCCAACAGCAGCACGAAAACACAGACAACAATGCGCAACACCGGAAACAGCTGGCTGATAGCGCGTGACACGCGCTGTGCGCACAGGAGCCTCTTCTTCCCTGCTTCAGCCAAGACATGCGGGATAGAACGGACTGCGATGTCCCATGACTGTAGGTGTTTTGAAGCTGGCATTTGTCCCAATCTCGCCCTTGTTAGTATTGAGATGCATTCTCAATATCATTTACAACGACTGCTGTCAACTCTTTTTTGGGAGGGATTCCTATTCATCTTGATTTGGGTAGATTCAGCGCCGATCAGGAACGGATGCCACTCACCAGTGTGAGCAACATAGAGGTCACAAACATGAGGCTGATCCCAAGAAGGATGCCTACGGATGTCTGAAGCCGACGAGTAGCAGTATAGGAAATCGCTGTCAGCGAGAGAATCACATACAACAAGGACCCGGCCGCCAGCGTGTAAAACAATATGGACAAATAGGAGGAGACCCCCTGCCCGCTTAACAACGTCCCCAAACACGTCGGTGCCCCGGCCAGCAACCCAAGAAGAAAGATGTCTTTTCCGTTAAGAGGGGTCTTTCCTGCAGCACCGACAATGCCAAATCCTTCCGTACCGTTGTGCAAAGCAAAGCCGGCTACTAGCAGCATACTTAATGTCCATTGTCCGCTGGCATAACTGGCTCCTATTGCCAATCCCTCACCCAGATTGTGAAAGCCCATCCCCAATGCGATCATGTATGGAAGGGAAAGAACTCTGCTTGCCTGATTGCTACCGAATATTTGACTCGACTCAAGCCAGACTAACCCGACAAGGCTCACACCTAAGCCACCTAGAAACACGGCCCATGACATGATATCTCGCGCCCCGGTAAGCTCGACAGACTCATGCATCAGGTCAAAAAACAAATACAGCAGAACTCCGGTGGCTACGCCGATCAGCCCCGCCTCCCAAGCACGAGGCAATACCCGTCCCAGCACCAACGCCGCAACAATGCCGAGATAGATGGGAATGAGTCCGGCAACCGCACCTAAAGAAATCAATTCAAGCATATGGGACTCATAGCAGAAAGTGTTGTCAGATGGAAAGGGCTAGATTCTCACAAACAAGTCGCCTTGAGTTCTCTGGCAAGGCTGTCTACTGGGGCGTGCAGATCGACTCTCACATCCGAGGGAACTGTTCCGCCAATGGCAGAAGAGTGAATATGGACGACGCGGCCACTCCTCGCACTTGCGATGGCCAGACTGCGTCCTTCCCAACAAGCGAGCGGTCAATCGACCACAGTGCCACCGGATATCCTCATATCCTCGGCGGCAACATTCGTTTTCGCTCATGGCGCCACATGATTCTTGCGCATTGCTTCCGGCAGCAAGACACCTAGCGCTCAAACGGAACGCCGATCCGAGACAGCTGATGTCCGGATGCACGACTACAGTCAACTTCCCTTCTCATGCGCTCCCAATATATGGAAAGGCTGCACGATGGTCGAGTTGACACGCCTGGAGTCTCTATAAGCAGTAGCGCAGGTTACTTGAACGTAAGCTTCTTGAGTTCTGCAGCGGGAAGCTCGACCTCGCCGAAATCAGATTGCCCTTTAAAGCTCCCGGCAATGGCAAGAATGAAATCACCAGTTTTTCCATCGGCCAAGGTAATAGTGACATGGGGGGGAGTACCGTTCCCTGACGGCTTCAGATCGATGTGCTTAATATTGTCGAATTTGATCTTGACAGTCGCCGTTCCACGCTTGACCGGTACTTCCCGCATTTCATGCGGGACAAAAGCGGTTTCACTGATTTTCTCTTCGTAATAGAAAATAACGTTTTTGACGTCCGTATCCACACCCTTTGTGTCAGTCGCGACGGCGTGAAACACTTTATCGGACTTAGTCTGCGCTATAGCAGGTCCGCCAACCATAACCCCACATAACACTCCTGAGAGCACCGTAGCAGCGCAGATGATCGTCGAGCGATTCATGTCTCGTCTCCTTTGTGGTTCACAATATGGCGCAATCTTGTTCGCCGCAATGCGCAGCGACCCCCCAGGAAAGCCTCATTCTATCCGTCCAATCGATAACTGATGGGAACGAGAATCGTCACCTGA from Nitrospira japonica harbors:
- a CDS encoding sirohydrochlorin chelatase, translated to MPASKHLQSWDIAVRSIPHVLAEAGKKRLLCAQRVSRAISQLFPVLRIVVCVFVLLLDGAFAFAGSDRTGFLMVSADRGFLGNQETQAAFTEFRKVYPPAVLALVGRDYNGIGSEYSAYLIKALRELKEAGVTQVVGIPLFVSEADPVLQKVIVGMSAYEVPGTIRWAAPMADSYLIKQIVLDRVEKISKDSEEERLFIVGVGAVDGASERIMKRDLEKLVSYISERKSFKEATAVIYYDRDAPESDARNRTADELIMQAAAHKGSTVVIPATLGPKFDYSMTLTNWIGQRFKGLDVVYGGEELMPHPNIVLWLKRIANQYTAALPNEIGIVIMPHGATQPWNDAVERLVEPLRARYDLEMAFGMADPRVIQGAVTRLEERGIRRIVFVRLYALSHHMKESTDYILGLTDTIPSHMANHVATTQVRSAVLFAGFGGYEESARVADILHERVLEVSEDPSSETVVLLAHGEKTDTGNIRWLQAMEANIERLKKESHCSKLKSIRAATVQEDWPELREKAVGEIRNIIQEESKHSRVLVIANRLYGAGPYKKLLTGLDYALNDRGLAHPLLSRWLEEEVEKTAAALASPLLSVKHEAVR
- a CDS encoding ZIP family metal transporter; the encoded protein is MLELISLGAVAGLIPIYLGIVAALVLGRVLPRAWEAGLIGVATGVLLYLFFDLMHESVELTGARDIMSWAVFLGGLGVSLVGLVWLESSQIFGSNQASRVLSLPYMIALGMGFHNLGEGLAIGASYASGQWTLSMLLVAGFALHNGTEGFGIVGAAGKTPLNGKDIFLLGLLAGAPTCLGTLLSGQGVSSYLSILFYTLAAGSLLYVILSLTAISYTATRRLQTSVGILLGISLMFVTSMLLTLVSGIRS
- a CDS encoding redoxin domain-containing protein produces the protein MRLNATNMLDFRAPALIGGQLTYLSGRQFVGRVVVICFLPDQGIIAAAETLDEQADRFRRIDVDLLIVGSDACLHYQVWHEREKRHRATVLADPRRRLHRMFGVTASSAASRCATFLVDEDGIVRLRWRHDFSPGDLQAIRNLIVLNRLSVGKAGEAWASQADSRREFLSV
- a CDS encoding RNA polymerase sigma factor, whose product is MINLTCNEIERLFHEHRFELTRRLCRMVRCEQTAADLAQETYLRLVNLGQTTSVTYPRALLFRTATNLAIDYLRKGKSERQHGETLDHAADVPSSAPSAERAMYDKQRLRVFSRAIDSLPHRSREAFLLHRVHERPYRDIASHLGVSESAVEKLIMRALLHCRTFLRQNDAD
- a CDS encoding DUF3325 domain-containing protein produces the protein MRVMEIALCYNGMLALCLAKPKHYRQLFRALPANTTGWSLRVLGWLAVTGAFVCAVGQNGWSLGPVEWIGTIGVMGLILIFLQPFRPQAAALLGGLFLILAVIDAAN
- a CDS encoding PepSY-associated TM helix domain-containing protein: MKDSFTQSMDWLHTWAGLVFGWLLFAIFLTGTLTVFDKEITYWMQPELHGVRPSPVNLQAAGDQLARLAPRAEEWWIELPHFRTPEVTISWQNPGEKDQGQRKLDPGTGEILTVRDTRGGDFFYRFHYQLHLERLGTWIVGAAALVMLVTLIAGIVIHRRIFKDFFTFRPEASYHRSWLDAHNATGVLLLPFHFVITFTGLVIFWMIYVPGGVDALYGGAFEEMLVEVEERLDRQRADVPAPLNSLAALERQARTHWNGGTTEWVQVKHPGDVHALVDVMRRADDRLALISDRVTFDGTTGEVLKVWKGGKPAFLTYSVLIGLHYLWFDHLTIRWLYFLMGLTGSATIATGLLLWLIKRKEQHAENHKTHRIVEILNVAVIAGLPVAIAGFFWGNRLWPWDLPERATWEMRTFFLLWILCGVHGLLRRDSLRAWKEQLTVAALLFVLLPLLNLMTTSSHIFVTLPAGNWRLASVDLVCFITGTLLFGIAWRTVKASRSLPQAISTPMTEAGHG